The Roseibium alexandrii DFL-11 genome window below encodes:
- a CDS encoding helix-turn-helix domain-containing protein, which produces MTQKEIAAISGISQQYLSSLERGKLNPTVIASIRFRWRSTWIRWSFYGA; this is translated from the coding sequence ATGACGCAAAAGGAAATTGCGGCGATCAGTGGCATCAGTCAGCAATATCTGAGCAGCCTGGAACGCGGAAAACTGAACCCAACCGTTATTGCATCTATCAGATTTCGTTGGCGATCAACATGGATCCGATGGAGCTTCTACGGCGCATAA
- a CDS encoding thermonuclease family protein → MTSHIVIAAYLCDATCQPQQLRVWDGDSFLISMIHGSERERVLGLDTAEIKGKCSNEIQMAKKAKRRLAELADGQRIQILRNGNDKHGRTFARVFINGKNVSQILINKGLARPWFGHR, encoded by the coding sequence ATGACCAGCCACATCGTTATTGCCGCATATCTCTGTGATGCGACGTGTCAGCCACAGCAATTGCGCGTTTGGGACGGCGACAGTTTCCTGATCAGCATGATACACGGCTCGGAGCGCGAGCGCGTCCTTGGCCTGGATACTGCGGAGATCAAGGGAAAGTGTTCTAATGAGATCCAGATGGCAAAGAAGGCCAAACGCCGGCTGGCCGAGCTGGCGGACGGCCAGCGAATTCAGATACTCCGGAACGGCAATGACAAGCACGGCCGGACTTTTGCTCGAGTTTTCATCAATGGCAAAAACGTTAGCCAAATTCTTATCAACAAGGGGCTTGCCCGGCCGTGGTTCGGTCATCGGTAA